Proteins encoded by one window of Rutidosis leptorrhynchoides isolate AG116_Rl617_1_P2 chromosome 7, CSIRO_AGI_Rlap_v1, whole genome shotgun sequence:
- the LOC139857188 gene encoding arginine decarboxylase-like has product MPALALSVDSAMAALSLPAPDLFSGVPLSTNAAAANAHWSPDHSNELYNVDGWGAPYFSVNSSGNVTVRPHGDRTMNHQEIDLLKVVKKASDSKSTGGLDLRLPLIVRFPDVLKDRLECLQTAFNYAVKSQGYNSHYQGVYPVKCNQDRFVVEDIVKFGSEFRFGLEAGSKPELLLAMSSLCKGSSESLLICNGFKDAEYISLALIARKLSLNTVIVLEQEEELDSVIDISIKLGVRPVIGVRAKLRTKHSGHFGSTSGEKGKFGLTTTQILRVVKKLEQCGMIDCFQLLHFHIGSQIPTTALLADGVGEAAQIYCELVRLGASMKVIDIGGGLGIDYDGSKSTNSDISVGYGLEEYAMAVVQAVKFVCDRNSVNHPVICSESGRAIVSHHSILIFEAVSSSKYTVPAMSSFDVQHFVERLPEDASLDYHNVLQCAVRGDYETCLAYADQMKQKCVEKFKDGLLDIEQLAATDGLCDLVAKEIGVGNSVSTYHVNLSVFTSVPDFWGIQQLFPILPIHRLDECPTKRGILSDLTCDSDGKIDKFIGGESSLPLHELEGENGMKYYLGMFLGGAYQEALGGVHNLFGGPSVVRVSQSDGPFGFAVTRAVPGPSCSDVLRLMQHEPEIMFETLKHRIEEYLHEEGDLGGDIIAGGIAQSFHNMPYLSVGASCCLTAVAAANGNNGYYYCSDDDFNGVGADAVSGDDEQWSYVCA; this is encoded by the coding sequence ATGCCTGCCCTAGCGCTTTCCGTTGATTCCGCCATGGCAGCACTTTCTCTTCCTGCGCCGGACCTATTCTCCGGCGTACCTCTGTCGACGAACGCCGCCGCCGCCAACGCTCATTGGTCGCCGGACCATTCTAACGAGCTGTATAACGTCGACGGCTGGGGAGCGCCGTACTTTTCCGTTAACTCCTCCGGTAACGTCACCGTCCGGCCACACGGTGACCGTACAATGAACCACCAGGAAATAGATCTATTAAAAGTTGTGAAAAAAGCTTCCGATTCAAAATCCACCGGCGGTTTAGACCTTCGGCTGCCGCTCATCGTCCGGTTCCCGGACGTTTTGAAAGACCGACTAGAATGCCTTCAAACGGCGTTTAATTACGCCGTTAAATCTCAAGGTTACAATTCGCATTACCAAGGTGTGTATCCGGTGAAATGCAATCAAGACCGTTTCGTGGTTGAGGATATTGTGAAATTTGGATCCGAATTTAGGTTCGGGTTGGAAGCCGGATCCAAACCGGAGCTACTTCTAGCTATGAGCTCTCTTTGTAAAGGTAGTTCTGAATCGCTTTTAATTTGCAATGGTTTTAAAGATGCTGAATACATTTCATTAGCTTTAATTGCACGAAAGCTTTCGTTAAACACTGTAATTGTTCTTGAACAAGAAGAAGAGTTAGATTCTGTGATTGATATAAGTATTAAGTTAGGTGTTCGTCCGGTTATTGGCGTACGCGCTAAACTTAGAACCAAACATTCAGGTCATTTTGGATCAACTTCGGGCGAAAAAGGGAAATTCGGTCTCACAACGACGCAAATTCTGCGCGTTGTGAAAAAACTTGAACAATGTGGTATGATAGATTGCTTTCAATTGTTACATTTTCATATTGGATCCCAAATCCCTACTACAGCCTTGTTGGCTGATGGTGTTGGTGAAGCTGCACAGATTTATTGTGAATTAGTTCGATTAGGTGCTTCAATGAAAGTTATCGATATAGGTGGTGGGCTTGGGATTGATTACGATGGTTCGAAATCAACTAATTCTGATATTTCTGTTGGTTATGGTTTGGAAGAGTACGCAATGGCGGTTGTTCAAGCAGTGAAGTTTGTTTGTGATAGGAATTCAGTTAATCATCCTGTAATTTGTAGCGAAAGTGGGCGTGCTATTGTGTCCCATCATTCGATTCTGATATTTGAGGCGGTTTCGTCCAGCAAGTATACGGTTCCAGCCATGTCATCATTCGATGTCCAGCATTTCGTCGAGCGGTTACCGGAAGACGCTAGTTTGGATTACCATAACGTGTTGCAGTGTGCTGTTAGAGGCGATTATGAAACTTGTTTGGCTTATGCTGATCAAATGAAGCAGAAATGTGTTGAAAAGTTTAAGGATGGATTGTTAGATATTGAACAGTTGGCTGCTACTGATGGGTTATGTGATTTAGTTGCTAAAGAAATCGGGGTAGGTAATTCGGTTAGCACGTATCATGTTAACCTTTCGGTTTTCACATCGGTTCCTGATTTCTGGGGTATACAACAGTTGTTTCCTATCTTACCGATTCATCGTCTCGACGAGTGTCCAACAAAAAGGGGAATTTTATCTGATCTGACTTGCGACAGCGATGGAAAGATTGACAAGTTTATAGGAGGTGAATCGAGCTTACCGCTACATGAATTGGAAGGCGAAAACGGGATGAAATACTATTTAGGGATGTTTTTGGGAGGGGCTTATCAGGAAGCTCTTGGGGGTGTTCATAATCTGTTTGGTGGTCCGAGTGTGGTTCGTGTGTCTCAGAGTGACGGTCCATTTGGGTTTGCAGTGACCCGAGCTGTACCGGGTCCATCGTGCAGTGACGTTCTTCGTTTGATGCAGCATGAACCAGAGATCATGTTTGAAACGCTTAAGCACAGGATCGAAGAGTACCTTCATGAAGAAGGTGATTTGGGTGGGGATATAATTGCAGGTGGAATTGCTCAATCGTTTCATAACATGCCGTATTTGAGTGTAGGAGCTTCATGCTGTTTAACTGCTGTTGCTGCTGCAAATGGGAATAATGGGTATTATTACTGTTCTGATGACGATTTTAATGGCGTTGGAGCTGATGCAGTTTCCGGTGACGATGAACAGTGGTCTTATGTATGTGCTTGA